One part of the Paenibacillus silvisoli genome encodes these proteins:
- the ffh gene encoding signal recognition particle protein: MAFEGLSSRLQNVFGKLRGKGKVSEDDVNEAMREVRLALLEADVNFKVVKDFIAKVKERAVGAEVMKSFTPGMVVVDIVNKELTELMGGTQSKLAKASKPPTVILMAGLQGAGKTTSTAKLAKLLLKDKHKPLMVAGDIYRPAAIKQLQVLGEQVGVPVFTLGDQTSPVEIARQGLQLAKENGHDYVIIDTAGRLHIDEALMAELRQIHEATKPDEVLLVVDAMTGQEAVNVAQSFHSQLELTGVILTKLDGDTRGGAALSVKAVTGCPIKFAATGEKIEPLEPFHPERMASRILGMGDMLSLIEKAHSSIDAEKAAEMERKMRTAEFTFEDFLEQMEQVRKLGPLDQLLDMMPGMGKMKEMKNVKVDEKQIGRVEAIVKSMTKAEKQKPEILNHSRRKRIAAGSGTSIAEVNRLIKQFDDMKKMMKQFSSMMGPKGPKGGMKGLKGMLPKGMKFPF, encoded by the coding sequence ATGGCATTTGAAGGGTTGTCCAGCAGGCTGCAGAACGTATTCGGCAAGCTTCGCGGCAAAGGGAAAGTGTCTGAGGACGATGTTAACGAAGCGATGCGCGAAGTACGGCTGGCGCTGTTAGAGGCTGACGTTAACTTCAAAGTCGTCAAGGATTTCATCGCAAAGGTGAAGGAACGCGCTGTCGGTGCGGAAGTGATGAAGAGCTTCACGCCTGGCATGGTCGTCGTCGATATCGTAAATAAAGAATTGACCGAGCTGATGGGCGGCACGCAATCGAAGCTTGCCAAAGCGAGCAAGCCGCCGACCGTTATTCTTATGGCGGGCTTGCAAGGTGCGGGTAAAACGACCTCCACCGCGAAGCTGGCAAAGCTGCTGCTGAAGGACAAGCATAAGCCGCTTATGGTCGCAGGCGATATTTATCGCCCGGCGGCGATCAAGCAGCTGCAGGTGCTCGGGGAGCAAGTCGGCGTTCCGGTCTTCACGCTGGGCGACCAGACATCGCCCGTCGAGATCGCGCGTCAAGGGTTGCAGCTGGCGAAAGAGAACGGTCATGACTATGTCATTATCGATACCGCGGGCCGCTTGCACATCGATGAAGCGCTGATGGCTGAGCTTCGTCAGATTCACGAAGCGACGAAGCCGGACGAAGTGCTGCTGGTCGTCGATGCGATGACCGGTCAAGAAGCGGTTAACGTTGCTCAAAGTTTCCATAGCCAACTCGAGCTGACAGGTGTTATCCTTACTAAGCTCGATGGCGATACGCGCGGCGGCGCCGCATTGTCCGTCAAAGCGGTAACGGGCTGCCCGATCAAGTTCGCGGCAACCGGCGAGAAGATCGAGCCGCTTGAGCCGTTCCATCCGGAGCGGATGGCATCGCGTATTCTCGGCATGGGCGATATGTTGTCCTTGATCGAGAAAGCCCATTCCTCCATCGACGCCGAGAAAGCGGCCGAGATGGAACGCAAAATGCGCACGGCGGAATTTACGTTCGAAGATTTCCTGGAGCAAATGGAACAGGTTCGCAAGCTCGGACCATTGGATCAGCTGCTTGACATGATGCCTGGCATGGGCAAAATGAAGGAAATGAAAAACGTCAAGGTGGATGAGAAGCAGATCGGACGCGTTGAAGCGATCGTCAAGTCGATGACGAAGGCCGAGAAGCAGAAGCCCGAAATTCTCAACCATAGCCGTCGCAAACGGATTGCTGCGGGAAGCGGAACTTCCATCGCGGAAGTGAACCGGCTGATTAAGCAGTTCGACGACATGAAGAAGATGATGAAGCAGTTCTCGTCCATGATGGGCCCTAAAGGTCCGAAGGGCGGCATGAAAGGTCTCAAAGGGATGCTTCCTAAAGGAATGAAATTCCCGTTTTAA
- a CDS encoding putative DNA-binding protein codes for MKTVHEADALAKTNRVNMLFDFYEKLLTEKQQTFLKYYFHDDYTLGEIAAEFDISRQAVYEHVKRAEAVLESYESKLQLLAKHETAERLLNELDRLTEQAAVQNELGTELHKLAQRFRAHVQGVT; via the coding sequence ATGAAGACAGTCCATGAAGCTGACGCCCTGGCGAAGACTAACCGCGTAAATATGCTGTTCGACTTCTACGAGAAGCTGCTTACAGAGAAGCAGCAAACCTTTCTCAAATATTATTTTCATGACGATTATACGCTCGGCGAAATTGCGGCCGAGTTCGATATTAGCAGGCAGGCCGTCTACGAGCATGTCAAACGCGCCGAGGCTGTACTGGAAAGCTACGAAAGCAAGCTGCAGCTTCTCGCGAAGCATGAGACGGCGGAACGGCTGCTTAACGAGCTTGACCGGCTGACGGAACAAGCTGCGGTACAGAACGAGCTTGGCACGGAGCTGCATAAATTGGCGCAGCGCTTTCGAGCGCATGTGCAAGGTGTTACATAG
- the ftsY gene encoding signal recognition particle-docking protein FtsY, with protein sequence MSFFKRLKESIAQKTEAVTSKFKEGLTKTRTAFVGKIEELITRRKKIDEAFYEELEEILIGADVGVNTVMQLIDDLRAEVKKRKIENAAELQPVLSEKLVELLKGSEKVDLRMAEQGMTVILFVGVNGVGKTTTIGKLAHKFKSEGKSVLLAAGDTFRAGAIEQLEVWGKRVGVDVIKQESGADPAAVMYDAVHAAKQRGVDVLLCDTAGRLQNKHNLMEELNKIFRVIQREVPNAPHEVLLVLDATTGQNALSQAKLFGEKSGVTGLVLTKLDGTAKGGIVIAIRNELNLPVKLVGLGEKMDDLQEFDSEQFVHALFGGLLQSVEEETEASE encoded by the coding sequence ATGAGTTTTTTTAAACGACTGAAGGAAAGCATTGCCCAGAAAACCGAAGCGGTAACGTCCAAGTTCAAGGAAGGCTTAACAAAAACGAGAACGGCGTTCGTCGGCAAGATCGAGGAGCTCATTACCCGCCGCAAAAAAATCGACGAAGCGTTCTATGAGGAATTGGAAGAAATTTTGATCGGCGCCGACGTTGGCGTCAATACGGTCATGCAGCTTATCGATGATCTTCGCGCCGAAGTGAAGAAGCGCAAAATCGAGAATGCCGCCGAGCTTCAGCCGGTTCTTTCGGAGAAGCTGGTTGAGCTGCTGAAAGGCAGCGAGAAGGTTGATCTGCGCATGGCGGAGCAAGGCATGACGGTCATTCTGTTCGTCGGCGTTAACGGCGTCGGCAAAACGACGACGATCGGCAAGCTCGCGCACAAGTTCAAGAGCGAAGGCAAGAGCGTCCTCCTGGCCGCTGGCGATACGTTCCGCGCCGGCGCGATCGAGCAGCTGGAAGTATGGGGCAAGCGCGTCGGCGTCGACGTCATCAAGCAGGAGTCCGGCGCGGATCCGGCGGCGGTTATGTACGATGCGGTTCATGCGGCGAAACAGCGCGGCGTCGATGTGCTGCTTTGCGATACAGCGGGCCGTTTGCAAAACAAGCACAACCTGATGGAAGAGCTGAACAAAATTTTCCGCGTCATTCAGCGCGAAGTGCCGAACGCGCCGCATGAGGTGCTCTTGGTGCTCGATGCGACGACGGGTCAGAACGCGCTCAGCCAAGCGAAGCTGTTCGGCGAGAAGAGCGGCGTTACAGGTCTCGTGCTGACGAAGCTCGACGGCACGGCGAAAGGCGGCATCGTCATCGCGATCCGCAACGAGCTGAACCTGCCGGTGAAGCTGGTCGGTCTCGGCGAGAAAATGGACGACCTGCAGGAATTCGATTCCGAGCAGTTCGTGCACGCGCTGTTCGGCGGCTTGCTGCAAAGCGTGGAGGAAGAAACGGAAGCTTCCGAGTAG
- the rpsP gene encoding 30S ribosomal protein S16, with protein sequence MAVRIRLKRIGAHKAPFYRVVVSDSRSPRDGRFIEEIGTYNPVAQPAQVNIDEEKALKWLQNGAQASDTVRNLLSKAGVMAKHHEAKLQK encoded by the coding sequence ATGGCAGTACGTATTCGTTTGAAACGTATCGGTGCGCACAAAGCGCCTTTCTACCGTGTGGTAGTATCCGACTCCCGTTCCCCGCGTGACGGTCGCTTCATTGAAGAAATCGGCACTTATAACCCGGTTGCACAACCGGCTCAAGTGAACATTGATGAAGAGAAAGCACTTAAGTGGCTTCAAAACGGTGCACAAGCTTCGGACACAGTTCGCAACTTGCTTTCCAAAGCAGGCGTAATGGCTAAGCATCACGAAGCTAAGCTTCAAAAATAA
- a CDS encoding KH domain-containing protein — translation MKDLILVIAKALVDHPEDVRVDVKEDDRGTVYMLSVNPDDVGKVIGKQGRIAKALRTVVTSAAVKTHKRVMVDINS, via the coding sequence ATGAAAGATTTGATTCTTGTCATAGCGAAGGCTTTAGTGGATCACCCGGAGGACGTACGTGTCGACGTGAAAGAAGACGATCGCGGCACCGTCTATATGCTGTCCGTGAATCCCGACGATGTCGGGAAGGTCATCGGCAAGCAAGGACGGATTGCAAAAGCGCTGAGGACGGTTGTCACTTCGGCAGCCGTCAAAACGCATAAGCGTGTCATGGTCGATATTAATTCGTAG